One stretch of Candidatus Eisenbacteria bacterium DNA includes these proteins:
- a CDS encoding FlgD immunoglobulin-like domain containing protein: protein NPFKTTTRIAYVVRGTGEHVHIGVYDVAGRRMKVLADGYQSPGRYELSWDGSSDAGARANNGVYFVRSVVAGKVQTMRVIYVK, encoded by the coding sequence AATCCGTTCAAGACCACCACGCGCATCGCGTACGTGGTGCGCGGAACGGGTGAGCACGTGCACATCGGCGTCTACGACGTCGCCGGCCGCCGCATGAAGGTGCTGGCCGACGGCTACCAGTCGCCGGGACGGTACGAGCTGAGCTGGGACGGGTCGTCTGATGCCGGAGCGCGCGCCAACAACGGCGTGTACTTCGTGCGCAGCGTCGTCGCCGGCAAGGTTCAGACGATGCGAGTCATCTACGTGAAGTAG